A window from Aliamphritea hakodatensis encodes these proteins:
- a CDS encoding nSTAND1 domain-containing NTPase: MKNPFTPSDIASLPEDFFGRDKEIRLLARAINQGSVCIEGSFGIGKSSFMSRTLLHMDGFASNEKCVFVMAVGHGDIKTVDDAALLVLDKLVEVDNTQQKIKIGIPKLISYESTEAYTFFNEGRHLSALSKIVADQSFKSQINNAENFIIAIDECEKCSPAIARLMRTLCTEVQLQGIKNLRFVLAGVSPFYQQMADVDRGVTRFIYKSINLEPLDQDSALTLLDDKFKVVATSAERDGESLNIDPEVIDRIAAISGGHPHLLQLLGSHVIEHEFEDPDGCIDIKDLVDSLRTICYESRGRDYDLLIHTMKNESVFSDYHTFIELAGGSFPSKVDRSKALEAIDSDAIDWLLTRNIISVNDDTTYSVVDEFLRVRVVLDLQETKLDEVELELMNHGELSLPGQSFEMLYENTGRENV, encoded by the coding sequence TTGAAAAACCCGTTTACACCATCTGATATAGCTAGTCTCCCAGAAGATTTCTTTGGCCGAGATAAAGAAATACGCCTTCTAGCAAGAGCTATAAACCAAGGCTCAGTCTGTATCGAAGGCTCTTTTGGTATTGGAAAATCATCTTTCATGTCAAGGACACTTCTTCATATGGATGGTTTTGCATCGAATGAAAAATGTGTTTTCGTTATGGCTGTTGGGCATGGAGATATAAAGACTGTCGATGACGCTGCACTATTAGTTCTCGATAAGTTGGTTGAAGTTGACAATACTCAGCAGAAAATAAAAATTGGAATACCGAAGCTAATTTCTTATGAGTCTACTGAAGCATATACCTTCTTTAATGAGGGTAGGCACCTTTCTGCCCTATCAAAGATCGTAGCTGATCAATCTTTCAAATCACAAATTAACAATGCAGAAAACTTCATAATTGCTATTGATGAATGTGAAAAATGCTCACCCGCGATTGCCAGATTGATGAGAACCTTGTGTACAGAAGTTCAACTACAGGGCATCAAAAATCTGAGATTCGTTCTTGCTGGAGTTAGCCCTTTTTACCAACAAATGGCTGATGTCGATAGAGGTGTAACACGATTCATATATAAATCAATTAATCTTGAGCCACTTGATCAAGATTCCGCACTCACACTACTCGATGACAAGTTCAAAGTTGTAGCCACCTCTGCAGAAAGAGACGGAGAATCACTCAATATTGATCCTGAAGTGATAGATCGAATTGCTGCGATCTCAGGAGGTCACCCTCACCTACTGCAACTATTAGGTTCGCATGTCATAGAACATGAATTTGAAGACCCTGATGGATGTATAGATATAAAGGACTTAGTCGATTCGTTACGAACTATTTGCTATGAATCAAGAGGCCGAGATTATGATCTATTAATCCACACAATGAAAAATGAGTCAGTATTTTCCGACTATCATACTTTTATTGAGCTAGCTGGCGGGAGTTTTCCTAGTAAAGTAGATAGATCAAAAGCTCTGGAAGCCATAGATTCGGATGCAATCGATTGGTTGCTAACCAGAAATATCATAAGTGTGAATGACGACACCACATATTCTGTTGTAGATGAGTTTCTCCGAGTACGTGTTGTACTAGACTTACAAGAAACCAAGCTAGATGAAGTCGAATTAGAACTAATGAATCACGGCGAACTTTCATTGCCAGGACAATCGTTTGAAATGCTATATGAGAATACTGGTAGGGAAAATGTGTAG
- a CDS encoding DUF5677 domain-containing protein produces the protein MFEETFTYINSQLNDTESHELNGLLEKLSVNLYQIVSNSEKDCLKELTDASEAFKEANYKRWKIGFQKLEMLRYISIEAGKDFQKTFLALPQYESDPLLGVLMRQHAHACRITGEIILLLKGGYPSGALARWRTLFEISVNCLVIHKYGSNAAIDFIKYGKVKAAEGMAEYQKTAREMNVQPYTEAEISEAMTSKEKLTNGEPHFHWARKYTGYSKLEKLREHIGLGKWSHNYKLASKYVHADHCEMQSLHGIPEGSREVLLVGPSGSGMVEPAHMTAITLAQITGAFLTARVNDDELNHTNSTLFQLLIEQYIDAVGNSFLQCSETPEPKQESPGRSQGS, from the coding sequence ATGTTTGAAGAGACGTTTACATACATCAACAGCCAACTAAATGATACTGAATCACATGAGCTCAACGGCCTATTAGAAAAGCTCAGTGTTAATCTTTATCAAATAGTTAGTAACTCCGAAAAAGATTGCCTGAAGGAGCTAACTGATGCTTCCGAAGCATTTAAAGAAGCAAACTATAAAAGATGGAAGATCGGTTTCCAAAAGCTGGAAATGCTTCGCTATATTTCGATTGAAGCAGGCAAAGACTTTCAAAAAACCTTCTTAGCTTTACCTCAATACGAATCAGATCCTTTGCTTGGAGTTTTAATGCGTCAACATGCTCATGCTTGCCGTATTACAGGAGAAATTATTTTGCTCTTAAAGGGAGGCTATCCATCTGGCGCCCTTGCTCGTTGGCGAACATTATTTGAAATTTCTGTTAACTGCTTAGTCATCCACAAATATGGCAGCAATGCAGCTATTGACTTCATTAAGTATGGAAAAGTGAAAGCTGCTGAAGGAATGGCTGAATATCAAAAAACAGCAAGAGAGATGAATGTCCAACCATATACTGAGGCGGAAATATCAGAAGCTATGACTTCAAAGGAAAAATTAACAAATGGAGAGCCACACTTTCATTGGGCAAGAAAATATACAGGATATTCAAAACTTGAAAAGTTACGTGAACATATAGGGTTAGGAAAATGGTCTCATAACTATAAACTAGCTAGTAAATATGTTCATGCGGACCATTGCGAAATGCAATCGTTACACGGAATACCTGAAGGGAGCAGAGAAGTGCTGCTGGTCGGACCATCAGGCTCTGGAATGGTTGAGCCAGCCCACATGACAGCCATCACTCTAGCACAAATCACAGGAGCTTTTTTAACAGCACGTGTAAATGATGACGAGCTTAATCATACAAATTCAACATTGTTCCAATTACTTATTGAACAATATATTGATGCTGTAGGAAATTCATTTTTACAGTGCTCTGAAACACCGGAACCAAAACAAGAAAGCCCTGGCCGAAGCCAAGGCTCTTGA
- a CDS encoding GNAT family N-acetyltransferase: protein MLHQLWIRNKTFRIELPEDSQFCFALTPYIGQLPIGYARLTNNDGQVTLGDILIYDKAGFYWPCQPFRVRFNFRSQGYGSKLLKAVIQHCRSIGAISIEGKMVGDPEILRPWYQKHGFSIDEQTNLLLKL from the coding sequence ATGCTACATCAACTATGGATTCGGAATAAAACTTTCAGAATTGAGCTACCAGAAGACTCGCAGTTCTGTTTCGCGCTAACTCCTTATATCGGCCAACTTCCTATTGGCTACGCCAGGCTAACAAACAATGACGGCCAAGTAACGCTGGGAGATATTCTGATTTACGACAAGGCCGGTTTCTACTGGCCCTGTCAGCCCTTCAGAGTGCGTTTCAACTTTCGTAGCCAAGGTTATGGGTCAAAACTTTTAAAGGCTGTAATACAGCACTGTAGAAGCATTGGAGCAATATCTATCGAAGGAAAGATGGTTGGCGATCCAGAAATACTGAGACCTTGGTATCAAAAGCATGGTTTTAGCATTGATGAACAGACAAACCTGCTCTTGAAGCTGTGA